From the genome of Arcobacter sp. F155, one region includes:
- a CDS encoding metal-sulfur cluster assembly factor — protein MSIIENKEALKEDVIKRLKSVYDPEIPVNIYDLGLIYKIDFEEKNNYVYANVEMTLTSPACPVAESLVEQVKYVTQTADIIDEAYVQLVFDPPWDPSMISDDGKDIMAASGAHI, from the coding sequence AAAAGAAGATGTAATTAAAAGATTAAAATCAGTATATGACCCAGAAATACCAGTAAATATTTATGATTTAGGGTTAATATATAAAATAGATTTTGAAGAAAAAAATAACTATGTTTATGCAAATGTTGAGATGACTTTAACTTCTCCTGCTTGTCCAGTTGCAGAAAGCTTAGTTGAACAAGTTAAATATGTAACACAAACAGCTGATATTATTGATGAAGCTTATGTGCAGTTAGTTTTTGATCCACCTTGGGATCCTTCAATGATTAGTGATGATGGAAAGGATATTATGGCAGCTTCTGGAGCTCACATCTAA